In Chanodichthys erythropterus isolate Z2021 chromosome 11, ASM2448905v1, whole genome shotgun sequence, a single window of DNA contains:
- the LOC137030229 gene encoding transcription factor Adf-1-like, giving the protein MDDTRLIVEVEKHKLLYDPQNALYKDLTTKEKAWEAVSSAVGVDITECKRRWRLLRDAFVRSKKQKKMPSGSAGGTVKEWKYERVMSFLLPHMQVRSSKNTLELEDEPVDMSVAEEDVDAEICQLSRSQSPFTAMQRPATPALESQISPAPTPLQGTCTPPLSTQVPDTPALHPRVQSIRNEGRQRQKRRRVDSPSPTEQQLLDIITQPTTTAPPHVPRQEDEMYYFALSLVPKLSRLHPRNRNRAQIHILNYLSNLELDDENQQHQATQAGPVLSRTQTPGFQPIHPITSCHNVQTHHPHHVSPQLHPTITID; this is encoded by the exons ATGGATGACACTCGGCTCATCGTTGAGGTCGAAAAACACAAACTTCTGTATGACCCGCAGAATGCATTGTACAAAGATTTGACTACAAAGGAAAAGGCATGGGAAGCAGTTTCGTCGGCTGTTGGTGTCGACA TTACTGAATGCAAGCGACGATGGAGGCTGTTAAGAGATGCTTTTGTAagaagtaaaaaacaaaagaaaatgccTAGTGGTTCTGCTGGTGGCACTGTCAAGGAGTGGAAGTATGAACGAGTGATGTCTTTCCTGTTGCCCCATATGCAAGTCAGAAG TTCAAAAAACACTTTGGAACTGGAGGATGAACCAGTGGATATGAGTGTGGCTGAGGAGGATGTTGATGCAGAGATCTGCCAGCTAAGCAGATCACAAAGTCCCTTTACTGCTATGCAAAGGCCAGCAACACCTGCACTGGAAAGTCAAATATCTCCAGCCCCCACACCACTCCAAGGCACGTGTACTCCTCCACTATCAACACAAGTACCTGATACACCCGCCCTACATCCCAGAGTGCAGTCAATAAGGAATGAAGGTCGACAGAGACAAAAAAGGAGAAGAGTTGATTCACCTAGTCCAACTGAACAACAACTTCTGGATATTATCACTCAACCAACAACTACTGCTCCACCACATGTACCAAGACAGGAGGATGAGATGTACTACTTTGCACTCAGTTTAGTGCCTAAACTAAGCAGGCTTCATCCGAGGAACCGAAATAGGGCACAGATCCATATCCTCAATTACCTTTCAAATTTGGAGTTAGACGATGAAAATCAACAACATCAAGCCACTCAAGCTGGCCCTGTGTTGTCACGTACCCAAACACCAGGATTTCAGCCAATCCACCCCATTACCTCCTGCCACAATGTCCAGACCCATCACCCACACCATGTGTCACCCCAACTACATCCTACCATCACCATAGATTAG